ACTCGTTTAAATGGCAGCTCGATAAACAGTTTTTAGATATGTTTTTGCCTGTGTTCCAGATAATTCCGAGGCCGTCTTCATTCCCTTTTGTTTTATTAAATGTTTTCGCGGCATTATCCCATAACGCAGGGCGCTCATTTTTACTTTTATCGGGCCATTGTATACGGAGAAACAAATTATTTTTGTTGTAAAAAGCGGAAAATTTAACTTTCACAGGGGAAGAGGGATCAGTATGATGGCAGGTTTTATTCGAAGCATGAATGGTTTCTTTATCGAGTTTTGAAAGTTTTGGCGGATTTTGGTTGAGCCTGCCATTTTCCACCGGGACATAATAAGATAAAGAGTTTTCCCAGTCATGTTCAGACGGTATATGGTCTATTTTAAAAACATAAAGCCTGTCGCCGGGCAATGAACAACCGGCTGAATTCAGTATCAAAACCAGCAAAAGAACACCTGATATATTTTTCATACAATAAATATATTATATCCGCGGGGTTATAGTTTCGCAATAATATATTTGTTAAAAATAATTAGTTGTGATATTATAATTTTATTATGGACAGAGCCGGCAATTTAAAAATTAAAGGGGAGATTTTATTTAATGAACCGATGTCGCAGCATACAAGTTTCAGAATAGGCGGGCCGGCGGACATGCTGGTTTTTCCATTGGATGAGGATGATATAACTGATATTTTGTTTTACGCCAAAGAAAGTCAAATTCAATGGTGTGTTTTGGGAAGAGGCACAAACGTTCTTGTGAAAGATAACGGGATCAGGGGGATTGTTATTAAAACGGATAAAGTATTAAACAAGATAGCATCCCATGATAATTTACTTAAAACATCAGCCGGCATTTTATTGCCGAAACTTGTAAGATTAACACAGGAATTGGGGCTTAGGGGGCTGGAATTTGCTGTTGGAATACCCGGCAATATCGGCGGGGCCATAGCAATGAACGCGGGTGTGAAAGATAAATGTATCGGTGATTTTGTGACCAGTGTATGGGGAATTACTGAAGACGGGGAAAGAAAAGAGTGGGAAAAAGAAGAGCTTGATTTCGGATACAGGCATAGCCTTTTTAACAGCATTAAATATATAATTACAGGAGCCGGTTTTTTATTGGAGAAAGATTCGCCTCAAAATATCAAAGACCGGATAGATGAATATATAAAAAAGAGAAAAGAGACACAGCCGTTGGAATATCCAAGCGCGGGGAGTATTTTTAAAAACCCGGGAGACGGGAAATTCGCGGCACAGCTTATCGATATGGCGGGCTGCAAAGGATTGCAAATCGGTTCCGCGAAAGTATCTGAAAAGCACGCCGGTTTTATTATAAACACAGACCCGTTAAAAGCGAAGGCGTCGGACGTTCTTTCATTAATTGAAGAAATCCAGAATAGGGTCGATAGAAAATTCAGGATAAAATTGGAGCCTGAGATAAAGATAATCGGTGAATAAAATA
Above is a genomic segment from bacterium containing:
- the murB gene encoding UDP-N-acetylmuramate dehydrogenase; translated protein: MDRAGNLKIKGEILFNEPMSQHTSFRIGGPADMLVFPLDEDDITDILFYAKESQIQWCVLGRGTNVLVKDNGIRGIVIKTDKVLNKIASHDNLLKTSAGILLPKLVRLTQELGLRGLEFAVGIPGNIGGAIAMNAGVKDKCIGDFVTSVWGITEDGERKEWEKEELDFGYRHSLFNSIKYIITGAGFLLEKDSPQNIKDRIDEYIKKRKETQPLEYPSAGSIFKNPGDGKFAAQLIDMAGCKGLQIGSAKVSEKHAGFIINTDPLKAKASDVLSLIEEIQNRVDRKFRIKLEPEIKIIGE
- a CDS encoding ethylbenzene dehydrogenase-related protein, with protein sequence MKNISGVLLLVLILNSAGCSLPGDRLYVFKIDHIPSEHDWENSLSYYVPVENGRLNQNPPKLSKLDKETIHASNKTCHHTDPSSPVKVKFSAFYNKNNLFLRIQWPDKSKNERPALWDNAAKTFNKTKGNEDGLGIIWNTGKNISKNCLSSCHLNEWQVQNSILTPTHQMKTKNNEIYNLWIWWAARNARDNFIWSINLDSSGIDENKYFLQNPERTSNIYSKSCYKNGLWTLTITYPLNDPGMEFSEDNPYHFQIAVFDDTYSDHSISSEIQEMVFVQNDIKVKDDDLFAERE